From a region of the Lentilactobacillus curieae genome:
- the recG gene encoding ATP-dependent DNA helicase RecG: MELNDPVTVLSGVGEKKSVTLNKLGINTVNDLLTYFPWRYDDLSVKDPQTTESGQKVTIRGVVATEPTVNFFGRKKSRLRFLLKVDGQTYPVTFFNQPWLKKQLELNHEVSVYGTFDAARQQINGMKLIKQELGSSFDSIYPATKEVKQNTIKKLVKTAFDEYESVIPEVLPESLIQKYRLESFHDMIKNVHFPKSPKDADKAFRTAKFMEFFFFSMRIQQLKKMHRQENDASVVQYDDQLLTKFSQKLPFSLTDSQQKVTDEILKDLNSPYPMNRLLQGDVGSGKTVVAAISMFATVTSGKQAVIMAPTEILAEQHAENLANMFSDFDVNIALLTGATSAQARRAMLPNIENGEINIIVGTHALFQDSVHYHDLGLAVIDEQHRFGVNQRQAMREKGEGTNVLAMTATPIPRTLAITMYGDMDVSIINQMPNGRKPVKTTWISATKTKSALAFLKKQLLAGKQAYVVTPLIEESEAVDMKNAVAIYERFQAIFEPEFKVGLLHGRMTNDEKNTAMTDFASNKFSVLVATTVIEVGVDVKNANVMLIFDADHFGLSQLHQLRGRVGRSSEQAYCVLIADPKTENGRKRMEIVAESSDGFYLSQKDLELRGQGDITGKQQSGVPDFKVADPVEDLNILNVANQEAQRITSESDWKRKPENVQLAKYLKMNQHIFTD, encoded by the coding sequence GTGGAACTGAATGATCCAGTTACCGTTTTGAGTGGAGTTGGTGAAAAAAAGAGCGTTACACTTAATAAGTTAGGAATTAACACAGTTAATGATTTATTGACCTACTTTCCTTGGCGTTACGATGATTTATCGGTGAAGGATCCTCAAACTACTGAAAGTGGGCAGAAAGTTACTATCAGAGGGGTAGTTGCAACTGAGCCAACAGTGAATTTTTTTGGCAGAAAGAAAAGTCGGCTTAGATTTTTATTGAAGGTTGACGGACAAACCTATCCAGTAACTTTTTTCAATCAGCCATGGTTAAAAAAACAATTGGAACTTAATCATGAGGTTTCAGTTTATGGAACGTTTGATGCCGCGAGACAGCAGATTAATGGCATGAAGTTAATTAAGCAAGAGCTAGGTTCGAGTTTTGATTCAATTTATCCAGCGACAAAAGAAGTTAAGCAAAATACAATCAAAAAATTAGTGAAAACGGCGTTTGATGAATACGAGTCAGTCATTCCTGAGGTATTACCTGAATCTTTAATTCAAAAATACAGGTTAGAATCATTCCATGATATGATCAAGAACGTTCATTTTCCCAAATCACCTAAGGATGCAGATAAGGCATTTAGAACGGCTAAGTTTATGGAATTTTTCTTTTTTTCGATGAGAATTCAGCAACTTAAAAAAATGCACCGACAAGAAAACGATGCCAGTGTGGTCCAGTACGATGACCAATTATTGACTAAATTTAGCCAGAAACTACCCTTTTCACTCACTGACTCACAGCAAAAAGTAACCGACGAAATCCTTAAAGATTTAAATAGTCCATACCCAATGAACCGTCTGCTACAAGGAGATGTTGGTAGCGGGAAAACAGTCGTGGCAGCAATCTCCATGTTTGCAACTGTAACAAGTGGTAAACAAGCGGTAATTATGGCGCCGACAGAAATTTTGGCTGAGCAACACGCTGAAAATCTAGCAAATATGTTCAGTGATTTCGATGTGAATATTGCACTACTTACTGGAGCAACTAGTGCCCAGGCTCGAAGGGCAATGTTGCCAAATATTGAGAATGGTGAAATAAATATAATCGTGGGGACTCACGCACTTTTTCAAGACTCAGTACATTATCATGATTTAGGACTAGCAGTTATTGACGAACAACACCGGTTTGGCGTTAATCAACGACAAGCGATGCGCGAAAAAGGCGAGGGTACTAATGTTTTAGCAATGACGGCGACGCCAATTCCAAGAACGTTAGCAATTACTATGTATGGGGACATGGACGTATCAATCATCAATCAGATGCCAAATGGTCGCAAACCAGTCAAAACTACATGGATTTCTGCCACTAAGACTAAAAGTGCCTTAGCGTTCTTAAAGAAGCAATTATTGGCGGGAAAACAAGCTTACGTTGTTACCCCTTTGATTGAAGAGTCTGAAGCTGTTGATATGAAAAACGCTGTGGCTATTTATGAAAGGTTTCAAGCGATTTTCGAACCTGAATTTAAGGTTGGATTGTTGCATGGACGAATGACTAACGATGAAAAAAACACCGCAATGACCGACTTTGCAAGTAACAAATTCTCTGTTTTAGTTGCGACAACGGTGATTGAAGTTGGGGTTGATGTTAAGAATGCAAATGTGATGCTGATTTTTGATGCTGATCACTTTGGTCTCTCACAATTACACCAACTTCGGGGACGGGTTGGCCGTTCCAGCGAACAGGCATACTGTGTTTTAATTGCCGACCCAAAAACTGAGAATGGTAGAAAACGAATGGAAATTGTTGCTGAAAGTTCGGATGGTTTTTATTTGTCACAAAAAGATTTGGAGTTGCGGGGTCAAGGTGATATAACTGGTAAGCAACAATCTGGTGTGCCAGACTTTAAAGTTGCCGATCCTGTTGAGGATTTAAACATTCTGAACGTTGCCAATCAAGAAGCTCAGAGAATTACTTCCGAAAGTGATTGGAAAAGAAAACCAGAAAATGTACAATTAGCTAAGTATTTAAAAATGAATCAACATATTTTTACCGATTGA
- a CDS encoding Asp23/Gls24 family envelope stress response protein — MAVKIKTKFGTVDIDNDVIANVVGGTATDNYGVVGMASRNQFRDNVNDILKKENFFKGVEVKQVDNQITVDVYIVVSYGTKISEVSKSVQSKVKYNLQHMLGVTANSVNVIVQGVQITN; from the coding sequence ATGGCCGTAAAGATTAAGACAAAATTTGGAACAGTTGATATTGATAACGATGTTATTGCCAACGTTGTTGGTGGTACTGCAACTGATAACTATGGAGTTGTCGGAATGGCAAGTCGCAATCAATTTCGAGATAACGTCAACGACATTCTCAAAAAAGAAAACTTTTTTAAGGGTGTTGAGGTTAAACAAGTTGATAATCAAATTACCGTAGATGTTTATATCGTGGTAAGTTATGGTACCAAAATTTCTGAAGTTTCTAAAAGTGTTCAATCTAAGGTCAAGTATAACTTACAACATATGCTTGGCGTTACTGCAAATTCGGTCAACGTAATCGTTCAAGGGGTTCAAATTACAAACTAA
- the rpmB gene encoding 50S ribosomal protein L28, whose product MAKDFFSGKRTHFGNKRSHALNSSRRSWKPNLQKVRILVDGKPKKVWVSARTLKSGKVTRV is encoded by the coding sequence ATGGCAAAAGATTTTTTCAGTGGTAAACGTACTCACTTTGGTAACAAGCGTTCACACGCTTTGAATTCTAGCCGTCGTAGCTGGAAGCCAAATTTGCAAAAAGTTCGCATCTTAGTTGATGGCAAGCCTAAGAAAGTTTGGGTTTCTGCAAGAACTCTTAAATCAGGTAAAGTTACTCGCGTTTAG
- a CDS encoding DAK2 domain-containing protein, producing the protein MKVTKITNTEFTAMVLAASNKLNKNAEFINSLNVFPVPDGDTGTNMNLSLKSGYKYVNEEVSTSVSNLAKALAKGLLMGARGNSGVILSQIFRGFSKSTEGKNELSAQDLADGFVAATETAYKAVMKPTEGTVLTVVRLAAQAGKKVAATTDDVVAVMDAIYENAKTALAKTPDLLPVLKQVGVVDSGGQGLTFVLEAFDDALNGRTDEDDGAYQPNTSEMDEMIDAAHHQSVQSQIDPDDIVYGYCTEIMVRIGRGKEVDQKFDYQKFYDYLAELGDSLLVVNDDEIVKVHVHTEHPGKVMAWGQEFGDLAKVKVDNMRMQQETIIANDQPSDKSTDTEKVPDTAVISIASGAGLSELFKSLGVTNILNGGQTMNPSTEDIVKAIAATKAKKAIVLPNNKNIFLAAEQAAEVAEIPVEIVHSKTISQGITSMLGFNPDATLEDNQKEMEDNLDTVVSGQVTNAIRDTEIDNVKIKKGQFMGIIDGDIDLVNDDLLTTAVEMTKKMLDEDSEAITIIWGEGADEALAQKVADEIGNIDEDLEVEVHEGDQPVYPFLISVE; encoded by the coding sequence TTGAAAGTCACCAAAATAACCAATACCGAATTTACGGCAATGGTTTTAGCCGCATCAAATAAATTAAATAAAAATGCGGAATTCATTAACTCTTTAAACGTGTTTCCAGTTCCCGATGGTGATACTGGTACAAATATGAATTTGTCACTTAAAAGTGGCTATAAATACGTTAATGAAGAAGTTAGTACCAGTGTTTCCAATTTAGCTAAAGCTCTGGCAAAGGGGTTGCTAATGGGGGCACGAGGAAATTCTGGCGTAATTCTTTCACAGATTTTTAGAGGGTTTTCAAAGTCCACTGAGGGTAAGAACGAGTTAAGTGCACAGGATTTAGCTGATGGGTTTGTTGCTGCTACGGAAACTGCTTATAAGGCCGTTATGAAACCAACTGAAGGTACGGTACTGACAGTTGTTCGTTTGGCCGCTCAAGCAGGAAAAAAAGTTGCGGCAACTACTGATGATGTTGTTGCAGTTATGGATGCAATTTATGAAAATGCCAAAACTGCTCTTGCCAAAACACCTGATTTATTGCCAGTTTTAAAACAAGTTGGCGTAGTTGATTCTGGTGGTCAAGGACTCACATTCGTATTAGAAGCATTTGATGATGCTCTGAACGGTCGTACAGACGAAGATGATGGTGCATATCAACCAAACACTTCTGAAATGGATGAAATGATTGATGCTGCTCATCATCAAAGCGTTCAAAGTCAAATTGACCCCGATGATATCGTGTACGGTTACTGTACTGAAATCATGGTTAGAATTGGCCGTGGTAAAGAAGTTGATCAAAAGTTCGATTACCAAAAGTTCTATGATTACTTGGCAGAACTTGGAGATTCACTACTCGTTGTTAACGATGATGAAATAGTTAAGGTCCATGTTCACACGGAGCACCCAGGAAAAGTTATGGCCTGGGGGCAAGAATTTGGTGATTTAGCAAAGGTTAAAGTTGATAACATGCGGATGCAACAAGAAACCATCATTGCTAATGATCAACCAAGTGACAAATCGACAGATACTGAGAAAGTTCCTGATACTGCTGTAATTTCAATTGCAAGTGGTGCTGGACTATCTGAATTGTTCAAAAGTTTAGGAGTTACAAATATTCTTAATGGCGGGCAAACAATGAACCCAAGTACTGAGGACATTGTTAAAGCTATTGCAGCTACTAAGGCTAAAAAAGCAATTGTTCTTCCAAACAACAAGAATATCTTCCTTGCTGCTGAACAGGCAGCCGAAGTTGCTGAGATTCCGGTTGAAATCGTTCATAGTAAGACAATTTCCCAAGGAATCACTTCAATGCTTGGTTTTAATCCAGATGCAACTCTGGAGGATAACCAAAAGGAAATGGAAGACAACTTGGATACTGTTGTTTCTGGACAAGTAACCAATGCAATTCGTGATACAGAAATTGACAATGTTAAGATTAAAAAAGGTCAATTCATGGGAATCATTGATGGAGACATTGATTTAGTCAATGATGACCTTTTGACTACGGCTGTTGAAATGACCAAGAAAATGTTGGATGAAGATAGCGAGGCAATTACCATTATTTGGGGTGAAGGTGCAGATGAAGCCTTAGCCCAAAAGGTAGCTGACGAAATTGGAAACATCGACGAAGACCTAGAAGTTGAAGTCCATGAGGGAGACCAACCGGTTTACCCATTCTTAATTTCCGTTGAATAG
- a CDS encoding thiamine diphosphokinase, whose product MKRINLLVGGPTDLWPDELVNGQVPGSFIGIDRGNLHLINMGIDPIVAIGDFDSLQKSEFDLVKDHVNDIRQSIPEKDDTDTQLGVKVALEEQNADELVIYGATGGRLDHFLANLWMVLEPRFKQFAPKIKMVDRQNIITFFLPGKYSIVKEDSKKYLAFVCLTPMNSLSLYDEKYQLKDRKINQPTSWASNEFMGKEASFEFDSGVMCVIQSADLKK is encoded by the coding sequence ATGAAAAGAATAAATCTGTTGGTCGGCGGTCCCACAGATTTATGGCCAGATGAATTGGTTAATGGTCAAGTTCCTGGCAGCTTTATTGGGATCGACCGTGGAAACCTGCATTTGATTAATATGGGAATTGATCCAATCGTTGCGATTGGAGATTTTGATTCACTTCAGAAATCCGAGTTTGACCTAGTTAAAGACCATGTTAATGATATTCGCCAATCAATTCCGGAAAAAGACGATACAGATACCCAATTGGGCGTAAAAGTTGCCTTAGAAGAACAAAACGCGGATGAATTAGTGATTTATGGAGCAACTGGAGGCAGACTGGACCATTTTTTAGCCAACCTGTGGATGGTTCTTGAACCTCGGTTTAAGCAATTTGCTCCAAAAATTAAAATGGTTGATCGTCAAAATATAATTACTTTCTTTCTTCCTGGGAAATATTCAATTGTTAAGGAAGATTCCAAAAAGTACTTAGCCTTTGTATGTCTAACGCCGATGAATTCTTTGAGTTTATATGATGAAAAGTACCAACTAAAGGATCGTAAAATCAATCAGCCTACTTCGTGGGCAAGCAATGAATTCATGGGTAAAGAAGCCTCATTTGAGTTCGATAGTGGGGTTATGTGCGTCATTCAGAGTGCTGATTTAAAGAAATAG
- the rsgA gene encoding ribosome small subunit-dependent GTPase A, with protein sequence MTKGKIYQSLSGFYDILSSEDGKIYRTRARGNFRKRGLTPIVGDEVEFEDGYILSLLPRTNSLVRPPIANIDQAIVTTATTQPEFSSNLLDRQLLALEVAGIDSVIYFTKTDLLPDGEIEKFERVADGYRKIGYEVILPKQAFSADSLSEVSRLLAGKENVIMGQTGAGKSTLLNHITPELQLETGEISAALNRGKHTTRKVALLKVGDGLVADTPGFSSYDPIQLDARDLGKYFPEFKRASVKCRFRGCVHVNEPDCEVKSEVESGEIMHSRYDNYLQIYTEIKNRKPNYKTK encoded by the coding sequence TTGACAAAGGGTAAAATTTATCAATCATTAAGTGGGTTCTACGATATTTTGTCCTCTGAGGATGGAAAGATTTATCGAACTAGAGCCCGTGGAAATTTCAGAAAGCGTGGGCTTACTCCAATTGTTGGGGATGAGGTTGAGTTTGAGGATGGATATATCCTCAGCTTACTTCCCAGAACTAATTCATTGGTACGTCCCCCGATTGCTAACATTGATCAGGCAATCGTTACTACTGCTACAACGCAACCGGAATTTTCGAGTAACCTTTTAGATCGGCAATTGTTAGCGCTTGAGGTTGCAGGAATTGATTCTGTAATTTACTTTACAAAGACCGATTTGCTTCCTGACGGTGAAATTGAAAAATTCGAGCGGGTTGCCGACGGATACCGAAAGATTGGTTATGAAGTTATTCTGCCGAAACAGGCGTTTTCAGCTGATTCACTATCAGAGGTATCAAGACTACTTGCGGGCAAAGAAAACGTCATTATGGGGCAAACAGGGGCGGGTAAGTCTACGTTGCTGAACCACATTACTCCTGAGCTACAATTAGAAACGGGCGAGATATCAGCGGCATTGAATCGTGGTAAGCACACAACCAGAAAAGTGGCGTTACTGAAAGTAGGCGACGGCTTAGTTGCAGATACACCAGGATTTTCGTCATATGATCCCATCCAGTTGGATGCGCGTGATTTGGGTAAATATTTCCCCGAGTTTAAGCGGGCGTCGGTAAAATGTCGGTTTAGGGGATGCGTCCACGTTAATGAGCCTGACTGCGAAGTAAAAAGTGAGGTAGAGTCTGGTGAAATAATGCACAGTCGCTACGACAATTACTTGCAGATATACACTGAAATTAAAAATCGCAAACCAAATTATAAAACAAAGTGA
- the plsX gene encoding phosphate acyltransferase PlsX codes for MRIAIDAMGGDHAPKEIIEGVELSRDENPDVIYDLFGLTDEIKKYLKNDQNIEITQADEVIEMGEEPVRAIRKKKQSSLVLAAQSVKDGKNDAFFSAGNTGAILAAGLFVVGRIKEIDRPALTTTLPIVTPKEGMSDKFVMLDVGANADSKALNLYQFAFMGKYYATNVLKIDNPRIGLLNNGTEADKGDMLHKEVHELLAANKDINFIGNVEARELLNGAADVVVTDGFTGNAALKGIEGTALSTLNLIKSSIMDGGMKSKMGALMLKDVFKSIASKMDYSKYGGAMFLGLKAPVIKAHGASKQETVKNTLAQIKTIIDSKMITEMVDYVDSHKAELDAIKESVKKG; via the coding sequence ATGAGAATTGCAATTGATGCTATGGGTGGAGACCACGCTCCTAAGGAAATTATCGAAGGAGTGGAGTTAAGCCGTGATGAAAATCCAGATGTCATCTATGACTTATTTGGGTTAACTGATGAAATCAAAAAGTATCTTAAAAATGATCAAAACATTGAAATTACACAAGCTGATGAAGTTATCGAGATGGGTGAAGAGCCAGTTAGAGCTATCCGAAAGAAAAAGCAATCAAGCTTGGTGTTAGCTGCACAATCCGTTAAAGATGGTAAAAACGATGCATTCTTCTCCGCTGGAAATACTGGAGCAATTCTTGCTGCCGGTTTGTTTGTGGTTGGAAGAATTAAGGAAATTGACCGCCCGGCATTAACCACTACCTTACCTATAGTGACTCCCAAAGAGGGCATGTCTGATAAGTTTGTAATGCTTGATGTTGGTGCGAATGCTGATTCTAAAGCTCTAAACTTGTACCAATTTGCTTTTATGGGTAAGTATTACGCAACCAATGTGTTGAAAATTGACAACCCAAGAATTGGTCTACTAAACAACGGAACAGAAGCCGATAAGGGTGACATGTTGCACAAAGAAGTTCACGAATTACTGGCCGCCAATAAGGATATTAACTTTATTGGGAACGTTGAAGCTAGGGAGTTATTGAACGGTGCAGCAGATGTGGTTGTTACTGATGGCTTTACAGGAAACGCAGCTCTTAAAGGAATCGAAGGAACTGCCTTGAGTACACTTAACTTGATTAAGAGTAGCATCATGGATGGTGGCATGAAGTCTAAGATGGGTGCCTTAATGTTAAAGGATGTATTTAAGTCAATTGCCAGCAAGATGGATTATTCAAAATATGGCGGTGCAATGTTCCTTGGACTAAAAGCTCCAGTGATCAAAGCTCACGGTGCAAGTAAACAGGAAACCGTTAAAAATACCCTTGCCCAAATTAAGACCATCATTGATTCAAAGATGATTACTGAAATGGTTGACTATGTTGATAGTCATAAAGCCGAATTGGATGCCATTAAAGAGAGTGTAAAAAAAGGTTAA
- the rpe gene encoding ribulose-phosphate 3-epimerase has protein sequence MIKVAPSILAADYLNLQRDIETVEKGGAEYLHIDIMDGAFVPAISYGPGWVKQIRPISKMVLDVHLMVQNPERYVDEFADAGADIIGVQVEATQHIHRVLQMINNKGVGAEVVINPGTPVSAIEPVLHMVKQVLVMTVNPGFGGQKFLPETVDKIAELDAIKKAKGYDFDIEIDGGVNNETVVEAAKAGATVAVAGSYVFGADDPVAKVNAIKEATK, from the coding sequence ATGATCAAAGTTGCACCTTCAATCTTAGCTGCAGATTACTTAAATCTTCAAAGAGACATTGAAACTGTTGAAAAGGGTGGCGCAGAGTACCTTCACATCGATATTATGGATGGGGCTTTTGTTCCTGCAATTTCATACGGCCCGGGCTGGGTAAAACAAATCAGACCAATTTCAAAGATGGTTTTGGACGTTCATCTTATGGTGCAAAATCCAGAACGTTACGTTGATGAATTTGCGGATGCTGGTGCTGACATTATCGGAGTTCAGGTTGAAGCAACCCAGCACATTCACAGAGTATTGCAAATGATTAATAACAAGGGTGTTGGCGCTGAAGTTGTCATTAATCCCGGTACTCCCGTTTCCGCAATTGAACCAGTGCTTCACATGGTCAAACAAGTGTTAGTTATGACTGTTAACCCCGGCTTTGGAGGCCAAAAGTTTCTTCCAGAAACAGTTGATAAGATTGCTGAATTGGATGCAATTAAAAAAGCTAAGGGTTACGATTTTGACATTGAAATTGATGGTGGGGTAAACAACGAGACAGTTGTTGAAGCTGCTAAAGCGGGTGCAACTGTTGCAGTTGCTGGTTCATATGTATTCGGTGCAGATGATCCCGTTGCTAAAGTAAACGCAATCAAGGAAGCTACAAAATGA